Genomic segment of Arctopsyche grandis isolate Sample6627 chromosome 3, ASM5162203v2, whole genome shotgun sequence:
CCTATGCcgccattttaaattttaatcgatGCTttttacacataacaaattcgCTTACGCTGTTATTATCGGCTCCCCTGTATAATTAGTTAATGTCTTTATTAATTGTGGCGTCACGCAACgcagttttatttcattgaaattattcTTCGAATCAAATCTGTACTACCTGATCTCGCACATGATCGATCATTTTGTTTTTGTGCGATTTGGCCACCGTACTCTTACGATGAAAGTTTTTCCTTGGATTTTCCTTACGACCATTGGGCACTTAATGCGCAATTTTTTTCCCTCTCCTTAATTTCAATAGTCGGCTCGGCTGGTTTGTTTTCTCGGTCCGAACTCAAAAAGCAACGCCAGCACTTAGCCCGACGTCGAATTGAATTACAACTTTTCGGTAAGCACTTAAAGGTGTTCTCGCTCGCCGAGGTCAGTAAATAATTCAGAATTTCAAATCGCATCTCTTCAAACTTTTTCCCTTACTAATTTATtcgtgaatatatttattttcgtataaTAAATTAACCACTACGATATTggtttaaattcaatatttgactgttgtattaataaaaaaaaacactattttacaAAGTAAAATAGTGCTTTAAgaaggctggacaccagcgacttgtccatacaaacgtattacacttctcccttcctcaattatggcactagagaaattattttttaatatgctatggatatctatcataggcatgtttctgtggttttatttttttgattagctattttttttataggagctaagagccgccaaacatctataaaatcgcctcttttttacacccacgaaaagagtccagcgtgcttatttaacggttgatttttaaaaaaatacgagcacacaaacatacaaaatatctttctcataccgatgatgatttttttttaaattggtccagtttcggaggagaaaactggagaatacgaaacgtcgattttatcgatttaaaatactatcgaactattatctggtcgaagcgcaaatgtcgcattcactcaatatgtatattgacatatatattgtcgcattcactcaatatgtattttgacatatatattgtcgcattcactcaatatatatatcgaagaaaggaacggaaacaaaattaaggtttcgggtatacagccctcttaacacttACGCGCAAATAAGTGCAATAAAAGTTGCATCTATTTGTACAAGTAGACATTTAATCATTAGGGTGACGAGTATCCGTTCCTTCATGcacattattatgtacatatttgttgtgtgtgtgtgtgttgtttgCAACAATTGTTTAATGCTTTAATAACAAATTCAAATCTCTCATAGAACTTCTTTCATTGCTGGGTTCATCAATTTTCATAGATGAAATCCATTGcttatcttaatatataatttcgaaagagatgagattttgtatgtaactacatatgtaagattttggtgggagcatcgaaaataaaccaaagtttctatgacgatgatatcgatattgttgaatactattttttttcgattcaaataaattaataaacaaacagGCTTGTAACCGTTTATAAACTGAGCATTATTTGCATATACATGAGGAATTTCACCAATTTAgtgtaacgtacatacatatatacatatgtaaatgtatattacaTGCATTAAAACGTCGTTGTGTAGAATCACCGGAACAGAAGACACGGCATTTTACTCAACACAACACCTTCGTAGGATACATTTTGGCAGAGCGTTGTCCTCTAACGACGTCGACGCTTGTAAGTCCTTCGTCGTGGATGATTTCGCTTGTAATTTGCATCCCCCTCGAATCACCTGAGATCCGGCGCGATTTGACTACagtttttcctctttttttctTCCCTCCTTTCACTCTGAAAAAAGCTCTCCGAGTCGCATATTTCCCATCGCCTATTTCATGTAAATCGATACTGGATAGCACTCAAGTTGTGCGAGTCGAGGCCGAAAGTGGCGGTAAACAACCGGCTTTCTTCACACGCCCCATCCCCTATCCCTTCGCATGCCTTCTGAGGGCTTCCTGAGAAGTCTATTTTCATGCTGAAGATCCTGGATGGATGCAGGAGTTGGGCGGGGCGGTTGAGGTTGAGTGAGGGAGAGAGCAGAGCGAGCAAACTATTCACTTATCTCCTGCGCTGCCATTTTTTTATCAAACCTCATTTTCTCTCCACACTGCCGCTCGAGACGAAATATTACACGTGAATATTTTCCCCGAGCTTCGAGGCTCGCTTGATCCCCATTTTATGAAATACGCCCGAAATATATTATAGCTTCTTTATTACATTTCGGTCATAAAACTCTCTATTAAAGTCGCTATGCTTTGGGGACAATGAAATTTGTCAcgcattatttatgtataataataaatataaaactaatgtGATACATTTTTACTACAATATTTCTTAATTACGTCAGAAACAATAAtcgattgtttaaatttattatcaatTGCAGAGTGTTTTCTCGAGAGTTGGTCGCGTATGTAAACAAGATAAAGGTGGACCACATCGCTTCAGACACCGATGGACATCTTTCCTCAAGTCGCGTCTGAATTGCTCCGTACCTGGAGATTTTCCTTTTTACTTCAACGAAATTCGtaagtgaatttaaaattcaatcgcATTTTATGGTGTTTTGGatactaataataatcaatatgcatatatttttacagaatCGACTACTGATATCGTCGAAGGTGAATATGGTGGCACTGCAGCTCATCTCGTTTACGGTACATTTACGACTCCACCAAACAGTATATCAGGAAGTGCTGTTTGCGCTTTCAGTTTGCAAGATATTTCAGATACATTCGAAGGCAATTTCAAAGAACAAACAGGAATAAATACCAATTGGTTGGCCGTAAATAGTGCTAAAGTAAGATTGCCGATGTTCTTaaaacatttctttttttttcattatcccATCATTTGATTATTATGAAATGTATTTTAGGTTCCTGAACCTCGTCCCGGATCATGTCGAGAAGATTCTAGTAACTTACCAGatcaaacattaaattttattagagCACATCCTCTCATGGACGAATCTGTTCCATCTTTCTTTGGGGAACCCATTGTTGTGATATCAGCACTCAGCTCACCATTtaggtaaaatataatattttccgtTATTAGAATTGTCATTATTCAAAGCGATCCAATTATAtaatccaatttttaatttcagcTATCGCTTTACACAAATATCTGTAGACCCACAAGTAAAAACTCCCGGTGGAAAGACATATGATGTATTGTTTATCGGAACAGGTATGTCTCGGATGCTCTCCCAAAAACTTAGTTCATTTTAATACACGTTTAACACGATTTGTTTGTTTTAGATAATGGTAAAGTTATTAAAGCCATAAATGCAAATTCTGCCGATTCTGTACACGGTGTCAATCCCGTCGTTATTGAAGAACTGCAAGTATTTGGTTTGAAGGAGCCGGTGCGTTCACTGTCAGTTGTCCGTGGCACTGGTCCAGGGTCTAGTGGTGATCGTCTTATCGCAGTATCAGACTCTGAAGTTCAATCTCTCAAACTTCACAGGTGTAATTCTGACAAAATTAAATCTTGCAGGTAATTTCATCAcactatgaatatatgtatatatgaatactttcttttttttattatttgtgaaattaactttttttattttaatttagtgaGTGCGTAGCTCTTCAAGATCCATATTGCTCATGGGACAAAATAGCAGGTCGTTGCAAAGCAGTCGAACCTCAATTGTTGGATGAAAATAATTTCTATCAAAGTGTATCAACTGGACAACATGCAGCTTGCCCACAAAGTAACTACAAATTTCATACTATGTCATCtgtaaatcaatttattttatatcataatatcctatgataatttcaatttatttttaatttcacattttgtatgtacctactagttattagttgtattatttttaaatatattgtaatattcaaaaaatattaatatcatgATTATAGGCAAAATTTTGGGTAAAGATGCTGGCAGCGTTGGCGGCTTGAGTTCCACTCAATCTAAATATAATGACTTACAACGTCCAAGTAAAGAACAAACTCGAGGGGAAGTTATCAATATCATGCAAGATAAAGAATTTACTAATACACCAGcggaaggtacatacatacatacatttttaaaataatattgaacgCTTTCCAAAGTCCAACACATATTTAATGgctatattattattcttaggACCGGCTGTCTCAGCGGCTGATTCGTTGCCTTCAGCATATTCAGCTGAAACATTGGCATTGGCTGTTGCTGCAGGTGCTTTAGCTGCACTCGCCGTTGGTTTTGTTGCCGGATATGTTTGTGGCAGAAAATGTCATAAAGATGAAGATGACAACTTACCTTATCCTGATACGGAATATGAATATTTCGAACAGAGACAAAATATTAATAGGTAATCTACTTAATTGATCAaatttttgaatacttttatttaaCGTGTGCATTCATAATGCTGCCTTGTTGCCGTTTAGAATTCAAGCAGAGCCGAAACTACTGTCACAAGTGGAAGAAGTAACATATGCCGAACCTGTATTAGTCCCACCGGGTGGTCAATTGAAAGCACCACATTCACCGCGCAGTACTTTACGAAAAGCTCCTCATCCCCCCTACCCCCATCCAGCTCATCCCGCTCACCCATCTCATCTTGGACATTCAGATCATCCACATGCCGaaacactttttcaatttcaGCAACCTGATGGACCTGCTGGTTATAGACAAGATCGCGATAACTTTGGGACACTTCGTTCCCATCAGGTAGCATGTGCTTTCGAAATGTGCCCAATGTTGAGCCTTCTTAACGCTAActcatataattttaatgtttcagGGAGATGGATATAGGCGTGGAAACGATGGTTTCTCTACAACACGCAGTGTTAAAAAAGTTTACCTCTGAGAAACAAGTGGGGCGGATGTTAGGGGGGAGCCCATGCCTGGAAACCACCATACGCATCGCTCCACTACTCACCACCACCATACGTtgggtataatatattaatcataaacatttgtaaatacacatttgtgcatatacaattttattaaatcgcCGTAAATGGTATTGTAAATTAAATCTTACGAATTTCAGTGTCTCAACGTAGCAGTGGCTCAGAATCTTGTTCTGGTAGTGGGAGAGGTAGCAGTCCCAGCCCCTCACCTCCTTCCAGCAGCCCCAGCCCCCCGCCCGACATGCATCCTCACACGCCGCCCCCACCGGCTTGCAGTTATATTTATCGATCTTAAATATACTTATGTGATGTGACAAAATAAGACAATATTGCTTGCTAATAATATCTTGAAGTTCGTATTAGCATCAATCAACGTGCACTATTGGCCTCCGtagccacatatgtatgtatgtactatctgccgtattacaaatataaagaaaaaagacTTATTGAAGAaacttaaagaaaaaagtatatatatagtataatacatatatggtcGCAAGTTTCCTCTGTTTGAAATGTATGCATTTAAAACTGTCAACACGATGATTCAATATGTTATTCATATAcagacacaaacacacatattaataatgtatttacaatcataattacatatgtgtatgtgtgtatgtatatatggatgtatatacaattacaattatgtatgtatatatttttcagaaaaataaGATTACAGCTTGCTTTTCTCTAACTTTcgtaacatttttaaataaaatatttgaatgaaatattattttatggttttaatttaagtgggattttttcaaaTTCGGTAAATTGTTCACTTTTTgcaaagcatacatatatatgatacaatttttgtaaacaatgcattttaaaattacttaatttttttgtattattaattgAATAGTTACATATTATCGTTTTCATATATGCTGTCTTCCAATGGTTTcacacaaaacaaaaatatttgtatataatatgtaaaatagttTGTGACAATTAATTACGtatgcttttaattttttttacaaattgcgtttatttatgtatacatttttttacaaaatttgaaatatttcagaattaatttatttaaattgaagcaATCTTGTCAGttttattcaattcattttCCACCTTTCAAACATTTGAAGTGCAAAATAGGAAAATTGTATTGTCACAGATTATCTAGCAATTTGGATTATACTTGAAGCATTTTTACTAACCCAGCTGAGacaaatatgtagattaaagttgaattattacaaattgttagtaatattaGGTActgtatatacattaaatatacgTACACTGCTATTTTATactcaaatatacatacgcatccaattgtatatatgtatgtattgtaatttcgttcaaatttcatataaataatttttgtttccaatttcaaatttattcatatacatacatagtaattttttaatacattgcaAATCATAATGTAAATACTTATAATCCATAAGCAGCCTGTAATATTAGTTGAACTGAATATATTAAAAGTACTATAAATTAATCTAAGTTTTGATGTATAGTCATCACTTTATACATTAagttttcataatatttatattacaagaaATTTGTAATGATTTGATAATAGAATTCTAGGTTACttattcaaaattcataaatataaaaataatatattcatatatgacaAATATAACTCTACAAATATATAGATTATAACTCTAATATTCAGTCATTAAAAAGTGCTTCTTATGAATGTGTTAGATTTTTAGGAGAGATTTCATAATGTGACCTTTAGCTAAATAGGATCAATGAGAAATTTCTCGTAGGGTTTAAACAATTGTAAATTGTCTATAcataatgttatttttattcttaattgtttattaaagtttaagccaaatatataatattatatggtcCTTCCGATATTGCTGAcgtatttttaccatttttttttctttctctaaatacatgcatatgcaatttattttacatatattattcccaatatcaaaaatttgttcTTGTGAATATATCAAATTAATCTGAATAGTAAGGAAATTTAcctaaaattgaattatttatttattgtaacagAAAACACGTCACATTAttgagaataaaaaataaaatataaataaactacatcaaaaaAGCATTAACATAATCTTTactattatttcttatttagcGTATAGAACCTTGGGAATGTTATAATTAACATTAATAAAAAGACATgtcaattgtatattttatatatcataatcCATTCCTTCATTTGTGAAGTACCGAATTTGTGcacacaataaaataattggtaCCAATTTTCCAAAcatagctttatttttttaattttcgcagTAGAACACTGTTGTACGTGATAATTCTTATTTGctccacaattttttttataatacttactAATATAAATAAGACTGAATGATGTATTAGTATTGATCGGAATTATTGTCATACGTGAGAACACATTTCTAGTTTTAGTGTTAAAAGTACTTTATgccttttaaaattaataatactcAATCAGTTAGGCTTCAACGCCTCACTGACACTATTAAATCGGTTAGATATAACTTCAGCCAaatgcattttcaattttattgaatctCATCAACTGTGAATTTCTCATCTTCATGTTACAAAACtcattatatgtaatgtattaaaaattgataaatattatttacaccTAACTTATGGTGCtaccaaaaattttttttttgtgaaaaattgaaaatctagATATTATTCTAGTGCTGTTGTGTTAAATctctttaaattaatttatgtttctTTAGTTAAATATttgacatgtatttatttttttatattgccaaagatgtatatttttatagatttaatttattttaataattttatttgtttgatattttttatgcaaAGTAAAAAAGATAAACATTGTTCAATTGTGCATACGTAATTATATTATTGGAGTTGTATTTAACACTagtcatttttttatcattatcaaTTTTTTGACAACCGGTTCGATTCATACTGTTCTGAGCACATTAATGgggaaatataaattatgtattggTAAGacttctaaaatatttttggaTGAGAAATCATAAGTCTCTCTTGAAATTCTGTTATAATACAACATTTAGGTTATATAGTTATAAGTGTTttatacttatatttaaaattaaatttaaaagcatATTACTCTACAAAAGCATGATTAGAAAATGTGTAAATAGAATTTTAAGATTACTCATAGTTTTACTGCTGTTTCAATTTTGTCTCTTTACTGAATGCTAAtgcttttaatatgtatttcataaacaTCACAGAATGACCACACTCTACACATCTGTCTCTGAAAAAATacaagttttcaaaatttttgaattgttaaaaacttaaaaattctgattaacaaaatttttattttatatcgataCTGTTACAAATCcatagaatttatttaaaaataaaattgtatttgtgGTATAATTTACATTGTTAAAAGTCTTTCATATTTCGGGTAACGATGGAAAATTTCTTCCAcacatattataatagtatCATTTCCACTTTTCAAAAGCATAATTTCCAATCTTGTACATTTTCGAGgggaaaattttttaataaatttttgtaaaaaataaatatttaatattagaagaaatagaatatttatatgaagatattgtatgaaaataaaaatatatttttaattgcatattTTATAAAGCCATGTCGTCAATTCCTTTCGTGAGATTTCAGCACACCGTCTGGTTATATGGATAATAATGAAGAACAAGAGATGTAATTCCAATATcgcattaataatatttgacattttttaCAATGAATGGTTATAGGGTTctcacaaataaatatttataaaaatacatattaatttttaatatttattcttcatagataatgtaataaaaagaccttatacatatattaaattttttcatagttgaaataaattttgtttaaattaaaagtaaatcttttgataaagaaaattttacacgtagatttaaaattataaagattTTCTTTATCGTACTCATTACAAATTTGATTAATTCCAAATGCAGTTTTTTATATGTTCATGCGAATATATTGTTatgattttctttataaatttttaataaataacgtgtgtgtacatatgtatataggatatgtatgtatgtatatacacgttatgtatatataaatatatatttatatatatataattagatATACTAAGTAGATGAGCAGAGTTAGCAGTCTGTTGAAAGCGATTGGTTTTCACTAGCATGCCTTCATTTATATTGACGGGT
This window contains:
- the Sema1a gene encoding semaphorin 1a isoform X2; amino-acid sequence: MCIIKGNDEDGCQNYIRVLAMKKPDTLLTCGTNAFKPICRNYFVKNDGYFLDGEVLGQAMCPYNPAHNSTAIFVDGNLYSGTVADFSGMDPIIYREPLQTEQYDSVSLNDPNFVGSMAQGEHVYFFFRETAVEYINCGKSVFSRVGRVCKQDKGGPHRFRHRWTSFLKSRLNCSVPGDFPFYFNEIQSTTDIVEGEYGGTAAHLVYGTFTTPPNSISGSAVCAFSLQDISDTFEGNFKEQTGINTNWLAVNSAKVPEPRPGSCREDSSNLPDQTLNFIRAHPLMDESVPSFFGEPIVVISALSSPFSYRFTQISVDPQVKTPGGKTYDVLFIGTDNGKVIKAINANSADSVHGVNPVVIEELQVFGLKEPVRSLSVVRGTGPGSSGDRLIAVSDSEVQSLKLHRCNSDKIKSCSECVALQDPYCSWDKIAGRCKAVEPQLLDENNFYQSVSTGQHAACPQSKILGKDAGSVGGLSSTQSKYNDLQRPSKEQTRGEVINIMQDKEFTNTPAEGPAVSAADSLPSAYSAETLALAVAAGALAALAVGFVAGYVCGRKCHKDEDDNLPYPDTEYEYFEQRQNINRIQAEPKLLSQVEEVTYAEPVLVPPGGQLKAPHSPRSTLRKAPHPPYPHPAHPAHPSHLGHSDHPHAETLFQFQQPDGPAGYRQDRDNFGTLRSHQGDGYRRGNDGFSTTRSVKKVYL
- the Sema1a gene encoding semaphorin 1a isoform X1, yielding MEFPQPLVALSVLVLALAALTGAVWQENVRPRMFVQLGADEVHKFTGNDSHVDHFRTVYREGNYLLVGGRNLLYNLSLSDLSEQRRLVWTPPDDDLKMCIIKGNDEDGCQNYIRVLAMKKPDTLLTCGTNAFKPICRNYFVKNDGYFLDGEVLGQAMCPYNPAHNSTAIFVDGNLYSGTVADFSGMDPIIYREPLQTEQYDSVSLNDPNFVGSMAQGEHVYFFFRETAVEYINCGKSVFSRVGRVCKQDKGGPHRFRHRWTSFLKSRLNCSVPGDFPFYFNEIQSTTDIVEGEYGGTAAHLVYGTFTTPPNSISGSAVCAFSLQDISDTFEGNFKEQTGINTNWLAVNSAKVPEPRPGSCREDSSNLPDQTLNFIRAHPLMDESVPSFFGEPIVVISALSSPFSYRFTQISVDPQVKTPGGKTYDVLFIGTDNGKVIKAINANSADSVHGVNPVVIEELQVFGLKEPVRSLSVVRGTGPGSSGDRLIAVSDSEVQSLKLHRCNSDKIKSCSECVALQDPYCSWDKIAGRCKAVEPQLLDENNFYQSVSTGQHAACPQSKILGKDAGSVGGLSSTQSKYNDLQRPSKEQTRGEVINIMQDKEFTNTPAEGPAVSAADSLPSAYSAETLALAVAAGALAALAVGFVAGYVCGRKCHKDEDDNLPYPDTEYEYFEQRQNINRIQAEPKLLSQVEEVTYAEPVLVPPGGQLKAPHSPRSTLRKAPHPPYPHPAHPAHPSHLGHSDHPHAETLFQFQQPDGPAGYRQDRDNFGTLRSHQGDGYRRGNDGFSTTRSVKKVYL